actttgtagtcttGTTCCTGGGGTTTCCTTTGTAGTTTAGATGAGTTTCTCAGGCTCATCGAGATCTGCCAGCTTATGCCTCAGAAGCTCGGATTAAATGGTTGCATTTAATTTTAaccaataatataaaaagtactttTCAGTTACATTTCAGAACAGAATTTGTGAAAAGGTGAAATTGATAACATtgtacattatatttatataaatgcttAATATAAAGTCTCAAAGTAATTGGTGTAATTGTGTGCAtaataacttttttgttttttgaaggcaCAATTGGTCATGTTGCTCATGGGAAATCTACAGTTGTAAAAGCCATTTCTGGTGTTCATACTGTCCGATTCAAAAATGAACTGGAAAGGAATATTACCATAAAACTTGGATATGCTAATGCCAAGGTAATGTAATATACTGTGGAAGTAGGAACTATTCTAATTAGTGATTATAGCAACTGAAAAATTCagtcttttctttgaaattttcagatttATAAGCTTGATGACTCAAGTTGTCCTCGACCAGAATGTTACAGATCTTGTGGGAGTAGTACACCTGATGAGTTTCCTTCAGATATCCCAGGGATCAAAGGAAACTTCAGACTAGTCAGGTAATTATTTCAGTGCTTAATGAAATAATTAGAATTATTAAGTAACTAATGAAAGCTCAGCTTGAtgcaaatttatattttagtaaattgtgggttaaaaaaaaagatttgacttgggttggggatttagctcagtggtagtgcgcctgctagcaagcaaggcccctgggttcgggtccccagctccaggaaaaaaaaaaaagatttgactaTCTTTTTCTCTCTAGCAGATGACAGTTGCTTATTAGCCTAAAAATttttaagggctggagatgtgtttttttttcaaaccacctcaaaataaaaaaaaaaattactcttcgctaaatataatttaataacagTTTATTCAAATCTAAAACTAGTTTGTACAAATCTTAAGATTTGCTATATAAGAATAAAGTAATTaggtaaacttttttttttgagatatctTATGTTTTCCCTCAAAATTGATAGATTTAACAGTagacaacaaaacaaatcacaaagTCAAGAATGAAAGTGAAAATTGGGGCCATGGTGTGGTTAAATGCTTTAATCCCGGTACTTGGGAGATAGTGGAAGGTAgcctctctgagtttcaggccagcctgatcaacataccttttattaaatagaaagaaatagagaattaGGGCCTCTCTGACCAGCGTTATACAATTAGTAAAAATAATACATCTATTCTTCAGGAAACTAAAACTGCCGAAGACTatacaatatgaaaaaaaatatgttagacctgtaattattatattaatttggCTGAACCTGGTACCTGAGCCTGCAATTTCCATTTTGGGGGAGTCTACTAGGAGGACCATAAGTTTAAGACCTTTGTAGGCATCTGAGATTACCACCTTGCAGCAGAATTATTCCCAGTATGACCtaaatctttgtgtgtatgtatatgatctgTTTATTGGTTTCTTTGAAGACTGATGATTATTTCTCCAATAGACATGTTTCCTTTGTTGATTGTCCTGGTCATGATATTTTGATGGCAACTATGCTGAATGGTGCAGCAGTGATGGATGCAGCTCTTCTGTTGATAGGTAAAGTCAGAATTGGTTTGGTTAAGTCAGTGTAAAGTCTAAGAACTTTTAAAGCTCTTAAAGACTATAGGATGatataaatggaaaatttccaACGACTTAACCAAAAATACTAATATTAATCAGCTGTCATAAAAACAGATCATGAATACTCATCCATTTTTCCAGAAGCATGGAACTTGGTTATTCTAATAGCCAAATTAATATCACAGCTTAGGGAGTATGATCCTAATTGTGTAAAACAAATACTTCTTTATAGTTCATTGTTACATGTCTGTTGCTATGTTTAAGAAAGTACTTCAAATCAAAATTTATTAATTGGGACTATAAATATAAAGTTTCTTTTGTTCAGGTATTTGGCATCTTTGCCTTGTCTTTTTCAGGCTAAAGAACAGTATGAACACAAACTTAAATTTTTGTACAAGCTAAGAACCCTTAATACTTAAGAATGTTTGAATCACTTTGATAGACAGTAGATATACTTTAAATATGCTACCAAAGTTGCAGTTATCCTAAGATTTATGTGCTCCAGGGTAAGTTTTTAAGACCTTTTGGTTTTTGGTATCACCTCTGCTTCTAGTAAATTTAGTGTCTAGTGCTTCTGTCTTGAGGCATTATATCCAACATCATGAGTAAAACAATTTAAAGTTAGTTTTCATTAGGAAATTAAGTCTTAATacctgattttaatttttcttttaaatcattttagcTGGTAATGAATCTTGTCCTCAACCTCAGACTTCTGAACACCTGGCTGCCATTGAAATTATGAAGCTAAAACATATTTTGATTCtgcaaaataaaattgatttggTGAAAGAAAGTCAGGCTAAAGAACAGTATGAGCAGATACTTGCATTTGTACAGGGTAAGAACCCATAATACTTAAGAATGTTTGAGTCACTTTGATAGACATTTAATCTAATATCTTAATGTAGAAGATCATCTAAACACTGAATTTATTGTCAGTCTACTATCTTTTCATACTAACTAAAACTGTTATTTGTAGACTTATATAAAGTATTAAGTGTTTCTGAATTAGATACATTATACAAATATTTAGTCAAAACATTATATTCTAGAATCatcagttttaaaagattttagttttgattttaaatgtgGAGAGGTGGTATATACCACAAAATACTTGTGAAACAAActgattctttttctctccatggGGCTGTCCAAGGATTGAATGCAtatcatcaggtttggcagcaagtgctcatACCCACTGAGCCTATTGACTGCATAAAAGCCAGAATATCTGTCTAAACTACCACCAAGAATACAGTGAATGAAAAAATATTGTCAgtatttttcttctatgttttggaagtttctattctttttcaTTCCTTAAATACTTATCAACGTAGCACCCAACAATGTTTTTGTCTTTATAGAGTATAACAGGAATTACATTTTGGGGAGAAAAATGTTGCacttttatatatgaaatatgatttctttctctttttttgttactTAGTGGGAGGTTGGCTGCAAATCCTAATCCTggcaaataaaagaataaattatggTTCTCAAATCTCACTGTTTATATGTTCGCTGCAGGCCATTCATCAGTCAACTTAATGTTTAATTAATAAGAAGTAAATACTGCTAATAGTCCTTGATAAGTAATGCTTGTGACTTTTATCTTGACATTTACTAAATAGATTAATTGTGATTTTTGAAAGCTTTTACAATTACCAGTGTTTCTTTGCTTGCAATGGGTATATTTAATCACTTTTGTTGGTAGTAAATACTAACATATCTTAATAACATTTTCTCCTAAAAGGATTTattatttaaagatgaaaatatcataaagagTAATCATTTCTATTTGTTAGTTAAGGTGTGTGGGTTAgtatatttaagtttttaaaaaattttttatttttattttatgtatattggtgttttgcctgcatccaTTTCTGTGTGAAGGTATCAGATattggagttaaagacagttatgagccccatgtagatgctgggaattaaacccaggttctcCGGCAGCtcagtcagtgcgcttaacccctgagccattctCCTTCCAGTCATCTCTCCTACCCTATTTACTTGTTTTATGAAGCACCTAAACATGTGTGAATTTTGCCATGTAGGTACAGTAGCTGAAGGAGCTCCTATTATTCCAATTTCTGCTCAGTTAAAATACAATATTGAAGTTGTTTGTGAGTATATAGTAAAGAAAATACCAGTACCTCTAAGAGACTTTACTTCAGAACCCCGACTTATTGGTAAGGACTTCACCTTTTGGCCCTTGattgtgttttttattgttttgttgttgttgttttgttttgttttgtttttcttaatacattcatttttcttcattggtatttgttgtttgtttgaggacTAATTCTCCTCTTGCTTTGCCAGTTATTCGATCTTTTGATGTTAACAAACCTGGCTGTGAAGTTGATGATCTTAAAGGGGGTGTAGCTGGTGGTAGTATTTTAAAAGGAGTATTAAAGGTAAATTGTATTCTAAACTTTTTATTGTAACTCCTATTTCCCATAAAGTAGGTTAAAATCTAtagttttttaaaggaaaattttattgtgtattgtggtttttatatttaataatttttaaaggatatttttgtatttataagtgtatgtatatgaatatatgtataccaTACATGTACTTGGTGCCAGAAGAGAAGTGTTGGATCCCTCTGGAATTTGAGTTAGTCTATTATAAGCTGTCATGTAAATTGTGGGAACCAAATCTAGTCATCTGTAATAACAGTAAaaacttctgttttctgagatagga
The sequence above is a segment of the Rattus rattus isolate New Zealand chromosome Y, Rrattus_CSIRO_v1, whole genome shotgun sequence genome. Coding sequences within it:
- the LOC116889597 gene encoding eukaryotic translation initiation factor 2 subunit 3, Y-linked, with translation MAGGEAGVTLGQPHLSRQDLATLDVTKLTPLSHEIISRQATINIGTIGHVAHGKSTVVKAISGVHTVRFKNELERNITIKLGYANAKIYKLDDSSCPRPECYRSCGSSTPDEFPSDIPGIKGNFRLVRHVSFVDCPGHDILMATMLNGAAVMDAALLLIAGNESCPQPQTSEHLAAIEIMKLKHILILQNKIDLVKESQAKEQYEQILAFVQGTVAEGAPIIPISAQLKYNIEVVCEYIVKKIPVPLRDFTSEPRLIVIRSFDVNKPGCEVDDLKGGVAGGSILKGVLKVGQEIEVRPGIVSKDSEGKLMCKPIFSKIVSLFAEHNDLQYAAPGGLIGVGTKIDPTLCRADRMVGQVLGAVGALPEIFTELEISYFLLRRLLGVRTEGDKKAAKVQKLSKNEVLMVNIGSLSTGGRVSAVKADLGKIVLTNPVCTEVGEKIALSRRVEKHWRLIGWGQIRRGVTIKPTIDDE